The DNA segment AGTGGTATTAACCAGTTGCTATTCGACACAGAAAGGCTGACCAAAAATACACCTATCCGCCTGACAGCCGACTTGAGCTACTTCACGGAAAAATCGATGGATTTTTATGGGTTCAATGGTATCGAGAGCGTTTACAGACCTGAATTTGAGAATGAGGATGCCGATAATTATATCTCAAGAATGTTTTACCGGTACGAAAGGAATCTCTTTCATTTTTCAGCCATCTTTCAGAACGAAATACCCAACAGCAATTTTAAATGGCTGGCAGGAATAGAAAATTTCACCCACCGGCTTGAAAATTTCGATTTCGAACGCTACAACAAGGGAAATGAAGACAACAGGTTGCAGGATACCACCACCTTGTTTGAGCTTTATGAGGACTGGGGACTAATTCCACAGGAAGAAGCCGACGGGGGGATGGTCAATTATTTGAAGGCAGGGATGATTTACGATACCAGAGATCAAAGGGCCAATCCCATGAAAGGAATGTGGTCGGAAGTCCTGTTATCGGCTGCACCCGGTTTTCTTTGGAATAAAGAAAATCAATACCTAAAGTTATCCTGTATCCACAGGCAGTATTTCACCTTGGTGCCCGAAGATCTTAATCTGGCAATCCGACTGGGTTATCAGGGGACAGTGATGGGTAAGGCCCCTTTCTATATGCACTCCTACCTGATGAGCTCCTTTACGGAAAGTGTTAATGTGGAGGGGCTGGGCGGACAGAAATCTTTACGGGGAATTTTACGGAACCGGATATTGGCCGATGACATTGCTTACAGCAATCTGGAGCTGAGGTGGAAGTTCTGGAGATTGAATGTATTCAACCAGAACATCTACATTGCATGGAGTGCATTTTGGGATAATGGCATGGTAATGGATCCCATCGCCCTGAACAAAAGCAAAATTCCCCAAAACATAAACAAGAACCGTTATTTTTCTGATGAACAGGAAGGAATTCACAGCGCTGTAGGTACTGGTTTACACTTCGCACTGAACAATAATTTTATTATAGCTGTTGATTATGGTAAAGCTCTGGATAAAAGAGACGGCAATTCAGGCCTATACATTGGCCTGAATTTTCTCTACTAAATCCATGCCTCTTCCCTGATCTTCTTTACCAGCATCTTCTTCCTGGTACCACTCACCTTAATGGTTTTATTGTTTATCATAACTACTTCATCGGAAAAAACAGCCTCAATATATTCGAGGTTGATCAATTCCCGATTGGATATCATGAAAAAAGACGGCCCGTCCAAAAAATTTCTAAGTTCACTCAGTCTTTCCTTCAACAGGTAATGATTGCCATCGCTGAGTTCAACAAGGGTTCCGACCAGATATTGTTTACAAAACAAAATTCTGTTTTTTTCGATCTTTTTTTCACCTTTCGAGGACGATATGGTAATTGTTTCGTTATTCATCTTAAAGCCCTTTTTTTACTATGTTTATAATCTACCGGGGATTATCACTTTATAAATTTCTTCATTGTGATCCGAACGATAGTCAATCCGGCCCTGAATCAGTTCTATTAACCGGTTGATCGTTTTCCAGGTTAAATAGTCATATTCATCGGAGTCGGGCATACTATCATTTCCCGGGTTTTTGTCAGTCGATTCGCTCTCATGGCTTTTTACTCCCCTTATTTCCAGGCAAATTTTTCCCTCTCCGCTACGATCATACTCAATACTCACCATTCCCTCCTGAATATCAGACCTAAGCAATTCA comes from the Bacteroidales bacterium genome and includes:
- a CDS encoding LytTR family transcriptional regulator DNA-binding domain-containing protein, whose amino-acid sequence is MNNETITISSSKGEKKIEKNRILFCKQYLVGTLVELSDGNHYLLKERLSELRNFLDGPSFFMISNRELINLEYIEAVFSDEVVMINNKTIKVSGTRKKMLVKKIREEAWI
- a CDS encoding BamA/TamA family outer membrane protein, which translates into the protein MASIHSISKHLLMTLLIFMVIGWQIHAQDDTTDTEVKKGWTFGALPAVAYDTDRGFKYGGLVNFFNYGDGSTYPDYLQSIYLEWSRTTKGSGINQLLFDTERLTKNTPIRLTADLSYFTEKSMDFYGFNGIESVYRPEFENEDADNYISRMFYRYERNLFHFSAIFQNEIPNSNFKWLAGIENFTHRLENFDFERYNKGNEDNRLQDTTTLFELYEDWGLIPQEEADGGMVNYLKAGMIYDTRDQRANPMKGMWSEVLLSAAPGFLWNKENQYLKLSCIHRQYFTLVPEDLNLAIRLGYQGTVMGKAPFYMHSYLMSSFTESVNVEGLGGQKSLRGILRNRILADDIAYSNLELRWKFWRLNVFNQNIYIAWSAFWDNGMVMDPIALNKSKIPQNINKNRYFSDEQEGIHSAVGTGLHFALNNNFIIAVDYGKALDKRDGNSGLYIGLNFLY